From Punica granatum isolate Tunisia-2019 chromosome 1, ASM765513v2, whole genome shotgun sequence:
aacactatatcaactcccgtatcaatagtgtttctaacaattataaccaattaagaattaaaattgaaattataggaattgcaatcatgaatcatcaacacatctattaatcctataacatggcgacaatcatcatattagctacctagggtttcatcatattcccacaaaagaagcttagaatatcatggaattgaaaacacaattataattccaaggagtcattgcaatagaattcatattcagcagtaaactcaagatattgaatcctaaaacaaaaacccaacaattcctttaaggaattatctcttccacaattcttcgcttcaaatcaattgatccaggtgacggctccagacaagaccctctccaaaaactctctaggttaaaagaatggtgaaagatggctccccccctagggtttcctaatcttgttatgaggagtatttatatccacaacaaaaaaaaagatttccgaaagatatatgctggctccaaattgcgcaaaactcctcaatattgctcgtaattccatctaagtcctcaaagacctacaatatcaaattacacataattaagcaccgacttcttataatttctataaaattaataataatttaacatgaattgcacaataaaatatgagtataatatgcccttatcatGTGGCTAGGTGGCGTTAGTAATGGAGCAGAGTATGATTCTACTTAACTTCATGGGATGAAGACAAAATCagttttttattcaaaaattaattataatcatggttaaaaaaaatatgtggaataatttattatgaaattgaaaaaaagattaaaaaaaagtaatgatcgtgttgttaaattaaaaaaaaaatagtaatgaatagtttggaggatttagtattaaaaaattaattgtaataatggttaacaaaatatatgtgagagaatttatttatgttttgaTGAGTGTTGCGACCCTTTTCATCTTTAGTATTTAGCCCAAGCAACCTATACATCTTTAGTATTTAGCCTTATTGCGCAATGCTAACCAGTATATtaaaagaggcacgagggataTGCCAAGGGAACCAAACAGCTCTCCACCAGCTTACCTTGGAAGCTCGGTTCATGAACAAGTTCGTTCCCATGCTGAGGTAGTAGAGAATTTGCCAGAACTAGAAGCAGTCCAAGGTCATCACTTCAACAGCTTGTGGATCTGTAGACCTGAGCCAGTCCCATGTCCCCCCCACTTCAGGATGACATTCACATTTGCTTCCTTTCCAATAGTGGGAAAACACAATCCAGGAGAGGTTTGTCCGAGAGCCAAGGGTCATAAGCCAGAATGAAACATTTTCACCTGTTTCGACTGTATATCTGATATAAGGCGTCATAAAGGGGTCTAATCTGCATAAGTTTCCTCCCAACTCCATGAGGCATCTGCTGGGATTCTTTAAACCCCAAAAACTCCTCCTcttattcaaatattttttggtcCAGGCAACCCATAAAGATCCATCGCCAAAGAAAGCTCTGTtgttgaatttattattaaattgaagaattgaagaaaaaaaaaaaaagtaaattggAGTTAAGTGGAGTATGATTTAACTCCATGGCCAAACAAAACCGTGTcttattcttttaatatttttgggTTAGTGCATGTGTATCCTATAACTAAATCTTTTGCAAGAAAGATCGAGGTGTGAGGTTATAGTCGGGATGTAATTTTTTCGCTCTAATGTACTAGTCTCACATGTAAATGAATTGACTGGAGCTCATTTAGTCGGGTCCACTTTccgtataatttttttgttcgtTATACGGAATGCGATGTCACATAAGAAAGGCAAACCTAAAAGATAGgcccatttatttattcagtTTCAGTCTGATTAAATTTGACTAGTCGTATCGTACCATTTCAGATGAGGATATTGAATGCTCAATTGAATGGCCCCTTTCTCCTACTCACAGGGACACCATGCCCCAAATCTTTGCTGCATTGGTAGAAATTCCAAGATGCTTTCAATCTTTCAATAGCCGTCGCGGAGTGATCCATCCTTGTGATTTCAAATTCGTAGCAAGAGCTTGTAGTTTTTGGGACGCATCAATTTCGGTTTGCAAATGTATGTGGCGACTCGAATTTCGGGGTCGAGTTGCTTCGAAGTTGTGTCGGCGCTTTCAATGTTCTATTATCATCCGAGTCCGGTATTGGTGGGACACATCGTTGGATAACCTCGTGCAGAATGTGAGAGTGAGCTCACTCTGCCGTAACCAAAACGATGTTATTGCATTGCACAAAACACGCGCCGCTAGTGATGGAACTTCCATAGAAACCACATCAATCCTAAGCGGGCATCGGCAGGCAAATACTAACGCACGGAAAGGGTTAAGGAGAAAAAGCGTGAGGACCCTAAATCGTATTAAAGTTCTTCCCACGCTACTCCGTCACGTTTAATTCCCAGCGGCGACACTTCGTCACACCAAGGCAAAGCCGTTATCGACAACCGAACTGAACCAAACGATCACTGCCTACATCCCTCATCTTCTCCCACAGAATTTATAATCCTTGGGTTATAGCAGATAATAACAACGTGCTGCAACTTGTTATATTAATCAAATTCAGTCTTGAGTCAAACCAAATAATTTTACGGACCATACCAAATCCTCATTGAGCATAATGCAAACCTAGAACGGATAATTTTACGACGAACTGTATACGATACAATATAATAGAGAGAGACATATATAACAGACATAGGGGTGGGCGGTGTAATAATTGTTTGCAATTTCCATCAACCCCCAATATGGGCCCGAACGGCCCCCACCAAGTTGATGTTAATAATAAGTAAtgtatctctctctctcgtcctTTCTAGTAAGTTACTGTATGCTGAAACTCTTATCTCGATAAGTTCGTCCAGCCATGAGTAAAGTTACGTTTTTAAATTGACACGATAACAGTACAGGAGTATTGATGATGTTGATGATTGATATTTTGATCTTTCTCTGCACATATAAAAACGAAGTCAGAAGATTGCTAAACCCAAACCTTTGTGGGGGGAGATTATCCAATCCCAAGCCGGATCCAGTCGACTATATTCATTTTACAGTAGACTATGTTCAATTCAATTCGTGTATGCCTTTCTTCCCCGACCCATCAGAACTTACCCCATTTACCAATctttcctctccctctctctctctctctctctcatgtaTCTAACCCAGCAAATCAGACTAACACCATAGCAGAGCAGCAGCTTCCACTTCTCCTTATCTGCAGTGCAGCAGCCTGCTCTGCCCTGCCCTGCCCCTCTCCTCCTCTGTCCCGGGTACTCATCTTCTTCTGCTGCTTGTGGGTTTGCTGTTGATTCTGTTAAGAGAGTTTTACTTGGGTTTTGCGTGTGTGCGCGTGTGTGTCCCCTCCCAAGAACCAGTGTGCAGTAGTAATCATGTGTCTTTCAAAAGATCATGTTGGGTTTTTCATCCCGAGATGTCTGTATTCATTTTTCACTCTTTCGCCGGCCGAGCTAACAGTGACCAAGGCCATCTTTTGCTGTTGTGCTTGTTCCCTTACCTCTCTGCGATTTAGAACTATGCATCTTGATGTTTTGTCAGCTCATTTATGAATGGAAACGTAGTACTAACTCCGTGTCAAACGGCTAACTGATCCATTCTATGCATCCTTAAGTGCTGCGGTGCGTGTTATTTCCAGAACTATAGAAGAGGAAACTGACTCGTATGACCTGCATATCACATCCGAAGAAACTTAAATTTCTTGAAAGGTTTGAGCGAGGACACAGCTTGTTCCGGAATTTCGAGTTTACTCGGAAATTAGCCTGTGAATGTGCCAAGTACAGAGAAAAGGACGGTTGATATGCTTTCCTCCCCCTTTCTGTTAATGGTTTACTGGATCTTTATTGGTCGGATGCTTTTATTAGTTCTGCAGAGAAGTTGTCTAGTCGATAATTCGACCAGAAAAAGGAGCAGCAGTGGAGTTCGTTGTTGATGTGGTGATCGTTTCTTCTACAGGTTGACTGGTTTTTAGTGACAGAACATGCTGAGGCAATCACCGAGCCGAAACGGGAGGACGAGAGGATTCAAAGTGAAGCACGTCGTGCAGATATTCCTTCTGCTCACCATCTTTATATGGCTGCTGTACCAAGTCAGACACTCGTATTACAAGAAGAAGGAATACGAAGATCCCTCTCCGACATTAACATCAGATGGCATTGAGACTCGAGGAGAGGTTATAAAGTTCGGGAGGAAGGACCTAATAAATTTGAAAGGGAGACAAGGGAAGGATGAGGAATCAGGACAGGACGCAGAGGATGTTAaagttgaagaagaggaagaagaagaagaagagaatacTGTTGAAGGCCGAGGAGGTGGGGATGATGAGATTGATGTCAATGACCAGGAGAGAGCCGACGAAGAAGACTCCGAGACGGAGATGGAGGATTTGATCGATGAAGAAGATCAGGAGAAAGAAGATGCAAGTCCAGAAGAAGAGGTTGAGGGCCAAAGTGGAAACGGGAAAGCTTCGAGGAAAGTCAAGGAGGAAGATCAAGAGGAAGCAGAGGACTCGACTTCAAAACTGGTGGAGGGAACACAAGGTTTGGGAGGTTCAGTGAATGGCGAGGAAACAAGTAACGGGGAAGACTCCTCATTCTTTCGAGATGGATTAATAGAGCGAAACGAGAATTCTGACAGAGATGCGCGGGCTAAGAAGTCATATTTGAGGTCGATTCTTCTTGACGATATGGACAACAAAAATGCAACTTATAGAGAAAACAGCAGCAAAAGTTCTGCAGGTTAGTGAGTCCTTAACCCGGTTCCTAGTCCTAATCGAGATCGAGATCCTTGAGACGAAGCTGTTTCACGACCGTGGTGGAGATGGTTTCCGAGAGAAAGCAATTCGAGATGCTGCTGAATAACAGTTTCAAGGAGGAGTTTCTGATAGTATTCTTTACATCATTTTGGGACCATTTAGCATTCCTTGGATAATGATTCTGTTAAATGCAGCTGATGAGCAAACTGTACATATGCGTTGGTCGTGTATGTGCTATGTCTAGGCAACAATTGCTTGGACTAGCGGCAATTTCAAGTGTAGAGAATAGTAAACTAAGTCAGCAACTTGAACGTGTATATATGTCATAAGATGCTTGAATGCGCCCGTGCCCTCCGAAAAACATTGTGAGCTTCATATTATAGAAAAACTCCTCTCCTTTAAGAAAACAAAACTTCTTTCTCCAAAGCAAAGTAAGCTGTACATTGTAGTGAACATTATCTGTTATCTGCATAGATGATTATAATTCTCGATAATTATTTCGGGAATATATACCAATGTCCAAATGGATCTCAAGATCGCTTGAAGACGCATCAGGGGAGAAAAATGGCGCAATTAGATCAATTGTAGAGCATAGTTTCACaaacaagaaaaagataaGGACTAGTCTAAGGTACACAGAAGCCTGATCTACCATACCAATATCCAGTAACGAAAGTCACAGGCCCGATTCATGCGGCAACCAAACACTTTGAAATGACGCATGAGGGTTACGTAAGCAGCGAGTCAAGTGCCTTCTCTTCCTTCCTTTGGTTGAAGTCAATTGTGTTTCTGATGATTCTTTTGATGGGAATTCCACTGCAACAGCATCCATATTATGGATGTTCCTGGAAAACAGAGtgtgataattaatttaaggtCCTGAATTCGACCTCATTCTGttatcaaagaaaaaagaagcagAACACTAGTGCCAACTGCCAAGTAACTTATTTGATGGAGACTATGAATTGGCAAGTTTTCGTACCAGCAAATATACCCACAGTAGTCATATTCGTGATAGCCATTGTCTTGTATATGAGGAACTCAGTCAAGAAATGACCGAACGCGTAGATGAACGAGAGGAACGTAACCAGATAAAGCGGCTTGTTATCGAGATTAAATGCACAAAGAAAGCAGAGGGTGCATGTTAAAAGAGTCCATACTCCAAATGTCCTCCCGTGAACATCAGTCACTGCAAGTAGTAGACAGAAAGGAAGATAGGTTAAAAGAGTTGCACACATACTTCACGCTGAAACCGAAAAATAGAAACAATTAATTTAAGCATATcttactaaaaaaattaaactgaGTCAAACTCTTTGAAAGAAAGGTAAATCATTCTGAAAATTTATCTACTTCACTTCggaatttttataatatactTCGAAATCTGTGTAATTTACTTCATTTGTTAGTGCTTTACTAGAAACTCAAATAATTTCATACCAATCAAATTTACTTTGATTGACATAACACTTTAAGATACTATTTCAAAAGAGAGGGCAGATTCAATTTACTCTAGTGATCTCAATATCCATCAAAATGACATCTTTTCTCGATTCATTCATTCAAAAAATAAGTACTTTTTTGGTTGCAGAGTCGCTGAAAAGATTGGGGCAAGAGAACATCTAGCACAATCCGACACATCATTGCATATCTTTCTCCGCTTTTACTCCAACATCTCTCTTTTCCAGCCAAAACGTATTGCATTCCAGATCCCATGCATCATCAAGCATGATAATCTGTGGAACATGCCTCAATGAACAATACCTCACAGATCATGGGAAACGCGACAATACTGCAAGATATTCAACGATTCAAAGTTCAACCATGTATGTAAATCCATGCATACTACTAGTTGAATAAGCTTCATTTACTTTTACTCGTGGTGTCAGTAAGATCATTAAAGATAATCCTGCCTAAGACACTAAAATGTCAATTTGCAACTAAGAAACCGATAGATAATTGCAGCTGGATACTCCCTCAAATATTGGAAACGTTGCAGTTTATTATTGTTTCAGTCTAATCGAATGAAATTCCCGACGTCAAAGTTCCAACAAAAAACAACATAGAAGATCAAGAAACCATTTTTCATAACAACAGCCAATCAGTGATTGTAAGAACACGACAAACGAATGGTTAGCAAATAGTTCTGCGGGTTTCCAGTATATAGAAGAGACACGTTCTCTATTCCCTTTCCACGAGCAGAAAGTATACATTACTTCCAAAGTCCACCATTTCCAAGATCGTGAGATGGATATGGAGGATGATCCGAAAAGAAATACCTAGGAGAACGATGCCCACGTTCTTAATGTATCCGAAGATCACCAAATCTTTGGGATCTCGCCACATTTTTACCTATTAACTAATCAGATGATCCCAAAACCGGAAACTCGAACATACATCGGCCGTGGAAATCAGAGCCAATCAATAAATGTAGAGTATTTGTGTCGGTTCCCATCACAACAACGGCTGCTTCTACCGAGAAGTAAACATCAGCGCGGTCGCCAAATCTCCCTATTGCCCTCCAAATCTCACATCTCACATGGTGAATCAGGTGAACTAGAAGTAAAGAAGCAGGTTTAACTGAGAAGGAGAAGTGTAGGGAGAGATCACTGACTGGTGGTGGTGGAGAAGACGGCACGGCGAAGGGCCCAAATGTCGAAGAAGCCGAACCAAACGGAGGCCAATCGGAGTGAGCCCACCAGCATCAACCACCAACCCAGTGCCTTCATCTTCACCTCGACACTGATCTGCGCTGCGCTGCTCTGCGCTTCTTCGCTTCTTCTGCTCAATGAGGTCGTCAATGGCGAACGGACTACACAAAACACACAGAACTCCGTCTGAAGCTTTTTCCATTAATTTCAAAAGAGCCCCTTCTAACTATAAATATTGCATTTACGTCCTTACCTGACCATCGCTTGCTCTATCGAAAATGAAACTAAATTTTTTCTAAGATGCCCATCGTAACTGAATCTGGACTGACCaaaattgttttaaaaatGTCTATTACGGAATGATGATGGGCATTGGATTTGTGGATTTTTGCACAATATCGGCTTTGCAACCTCAACGACAGCTGAACTCTAGGGTGCTTTGGTGGGACTACAGCTGGCTTGGGACCGTGGCTACCAGCACGTGGTCTTGGAACTCGACTCCCAAGTGGTTCAGCGACTGCTATCAGATGGTGCAACTCACAATCAATGTCTCGAACCGCTAGTGAGCAGCATTAGCGATATTCTCCACCGTGACTGGCATGTAGAAGTCAGTCATACGTACTGCGAGAGCAATACATGCGCTGATTGGATGGCTCGATTGGCGGTTTCCTTCTCATTGGGTTCACATTTCTTAGTTGCAGGGGCTTCCTTACCCTATTTTTGTTgtagtttctttcttttaaggGCTTTCGCCCTCCAttatcaccgaaaaaaaaaagttttaaaaagttttcttttggccataattaaaatatatatacatctctTGGCTTCAACGAAAAACGCAAAGCGAAGTCAACACTACTTTTGTATAAGGAGTAAACtggcaatttcgtccctgacttACGCAAATTGCATCATCTTGGTCCCtgaaaaaaatgttatatcgaattcgtccctggtcacatcGAATTTGTCCTTGATAACATCAAGTTCGTTCCTGAccacatcaaattcgtccctaggaacatcgaattcgtctctaggcacatcgaattcgtccctggtcacatcAATTCAGTCTTCCGTCACATCAGTTTGGTCCTTGGTAACATCAAATCCCTCACACGGTCTTTTGCCGTTATAACTCCGTGAAAGGCCCAGATTGATGTGTATAAAAAAGTTCCTTATGTCTGTATTTgtaatttaggttttttttcatcttttttataCAACTTTGGTTTCTAATTATCATCAACAGAGTCATTATCAGTTACATCAATATAGTCATCTACCCTTAATGAAACAGATTGAGCACTCTATAACATATTTGCTGTAATATAGGCTCAAAATCTACTGTGCACTAGTGTGAGAACATAATGATAAAGATTCAAAATGAATAAAGCAACCGAACCAATTAGCgacaattaatattaatttaatataaaattcatTACGGTTAGAGGTTCCGAGTCACCCCGGTTACAAAATACATCAACTTTAACATATaacaattcaacaaaaaaCCTAGCATGTACAATTCAGCATGCATACTGCCTTCAGCATAACCCAGCATGTACAATCCAGCTAAAAACACAGCAAAAAACTATCTATGTCCCAACCTAATTACATTCCAATATTCACAGTCTTCATAATCCAAAATGCATCTAAGTATATTCTAAAGCAAGATCAGCAACAACCAAAATGAGCAAGAAAAGACAACTATCATCATTGAAGAGGCCTTGGTGCTCCTGTGTTCATCAAGGCTGCAAATCTCTGGGCAGTTCCAGTACTGGCACCTTGAATGGTTTTCTTTGTAATGGGAGCTCTTGGATGGGGCATCGTGCTAGGTCTCACAGGCGGTAGTCTGAATGCAATTCCACCGGGAGGAGTGACCTGCATGTTGGCAAGATCATCTATAGAAGGAAAGTGCTGCCAAGGACCCTATACATCAAGCAAAATGATATTAGGATGACAAAGttaatttattcaataatGTCATgcttaaattatttaaaaaaaaactaaaattttacATGTGTGGTGTGATGGTCAGTTTGTAAGGGCTGTGCTGATTGAAGTTCAGGTTGAGATGGGATATGACCAAAATGTCCATCCTAAGCAACAGCCGGTGCATCATTTGCACCGTCACCTGTAGTAGCTGAGCCCCCCTCACCTGGCACATGAGATGCTCTGGTTTCCTCATTTGCACCATCTTGCATCATCATCACTAGCTAGAGGTTCAAGTCCAACATCCAAATCACTAAAGATTTGATTTTTATAAAAGCAGACAGTGGGTTTGGTCTTATATGTGTTGCCAAGCATGTCTAAAACCCCTGCAGCAATGAACTTATCTATGTCTTCGTCTTTCTTCACTTCTACAACACCaccttcaaatcgcaaaatgGGGTCTCTAACAAATTTTCCCCCATGATGTATAACCACATCGACTGTCCTAAACGTGCTTCCACTGCCAAAGACCATAGAAAACCAAAATTAAGAAAAcccccctttttttgttttgttagcCAAAACAGTGTCTCAACTCAGAAAATTCGAATGCGTAAACAGTAACCAAACTGTAATGCATGTTCCTATCATCAACAAAAATGTCATCTTTTTGCTTAAAACAATAGCTTGTCACAATTAGCCGGAGACATACCTTGGCTCACGGACGAATCTGAAGTCTCCATCCATGATCAGGacgaaacagagagagagatcagagAGAGCAAAACAGATCTTTCTCCAAGAGGAAACAACATCGCTTAGCTCGTGCTTGGAGGGTgttatgagagagagagagagagagcagagagcagagagagagCGGGAGAGTGGGAGTTATGAACCAGAGACAAAAAGGAGTGATAAAAGagggaacaaaaaaaaaggggaataAATTGAACGGTTACATAGAATGACGATATTGATGAATATAATGTTTTTCGTCCAGTGTTAACGATAGATTTGACGGATGGATGGATTTGATGTTACCAATGACCAAACTGATGTGACGGATGACCTAATTGACGTGACCAGGGACAAATTCGATGTACCCAGAGACGAACTTgatgtgaccagggacgaacttgatgtgaccagggacgaatttgatgttaccagggacgaattcgatgtgcctagggacgaatttgatgtggccaaggacgaatttgatgtgtACAGGAGAATTCGATGTGACGAGGGACGAACTTGATGTTACCaaggacgaattcgatgtgacTAGGGACGACTTCGATGTGACCAGGAACGAATTCgatgtaacattttttttaggGACCCAAATGATACAATTTGCGTAAGTCAGAGACGAAATTGCCAGTTTACTCTTAGTATAAGAGAGACTCGAGACATCGTAATGTACAGTTTAGGGATGCTTATTCGGTCCCGACCTGTACCGTCCGAGACTCAAATGGACACAATCGACTACACTTTAAAACCCTTGGCTCTAATAAactgtattttattttgtagtcGATTGTGTTTATTTTGGGACGGTATAGGACTGAACTTGATAAAATTTCACGGTTTAGTTATTAATTATGCTTTTTAGACCATAGGGTGGATAAAGCAAATGTTAATCACACGACACAGTATCAAGTAAGAAGCAGCGGAACGTAGATACCACAAATTCATGAATGTGGGCTTGTCTTAATTGTAGATGCCACGAGTTCCGAGATGGAGCCATAAATAACTCCTTCATTTAAGAAATAATTCTACAAGTCCCAACAAATAATTTCCTCCCCATTATCACTCCGCACTATTTTAACTGCGCGGTCGAATTGATTCTTCACCAATCTgaagaaattaaagagaaGATATTGAGCCTCCGATTTCTCTCGTAACAAATATAATCATATAGCACGACTATAGTCATCCAAGattgtcaaaaaataataagccTTTGAAATAGATGGCACCTTATAAGGCTCCCATAAATCACAATGAATTaattgaaatggaaaaacaGCTTTATTTGTACTCGAGTCAAAACTTGTTCGAGTTTATTTAGCCCGCAGACAAATATCACACTCCTTATTCATAGTTGCACTCAATTCTAAATCAATACCATTAATCTTAATTAGCCGTGATGGGTGCCCAAGTTGCATGTGCCATAAATCATTCGCCTCATCACTGATGGCTCGATTGGCCGGCCCCTGAATAACCACACGTCGAAGATAGTACACACCCCCTTGATGCTCACCCACTCCAATCATCCTCCTCGTGGCACGGTCCTGTATTAAGCAAAAATCGTTGTAAAATATCCCAAAACAATCTAGGTCCTTGGATAATTAGGAAGTGGAAACGAGATTGCAATTAGATTCGGGAATTAATAAGACGTCCGAGAGAATAAGAGAACCAATGTGGACTCGTCCAGCTCTACATGCATCAGAACCTCCCCCATTCGGAATATGAATCCTCGACCtatttgcaagcaaatgcgaCTCAACAAGAAAATCCGCACGACCAGTTATATGCCTAAACGCTCCGCTATCAATTATCCAATTATGCCCAAGCTTTACCGGAATAAAATCTTTATCGGTATTTA
This genomic window contains:
- the LOC116188552 gene encoding cilia- and flagella-associated protein 251-like; this translates as MLRQSPSRNGRTRGFKVKHVVQIFLLLTIFIWLLYQVRHSYYKKKEYEDPSPTLTSDGIETRGEVIKFGRKDLINLKGRQGKDEESGQDAEDVKVEEEEEEEEENTVEGRGGGDDEIDVNDQERADEEDSETEMEDLIDEEDQEKEDASPEEEVEGQSGNGKASRKVKEEDQEEAEDSTSKLVEGTQGLGGSVNGEETSNGEDSSFFRDGLIERNENSDRDARAKKSYLRSILLDDMDNKNATYRENSSKSSAG
- the LOC116188559 gene encoding ergosterol biosynthetic protein 28 isoform X2; the encoded protein is MKALGWWLMLVGSLRLASVWFGFFDIWALRRAVFSTTTMTDVHGRTFGVWTLLTCTLCFLCAFNLDNKPLYLVTFLSFIYAFGHFLTEFLIYKTMAITNMTTVGIFAGTSIIWMLLQWNSHQKNHQKHN
- the LOC116188559 gene encoding ergosterol biosynthetic protein 28 isoform X1, with amino-acid sequence MGSGMQYVLAGKERCWSKSGERYAMMCRIVLDVLLPQSFQRLCNQKMTDVHGRTFGVWTLLTCTLCFLCAFNLDNKPLYLVTFLSFIYAFGHFLTEFLIYKTMAITNMTTVGIFAGTSIIWMLLQWNSHQKNHQKHN